A genomic window from Halorussus rarus includes:
- a CDS encoding cellulase-like family protein: MNVTDRDVPYAIAMWDFSWLERRYEGGGYSDWDRALDELTRRGYDAVRIDAYPHLVSANANREWTLPPAFDASDWGAPATCRVEVLPALTEFIAECAERDVAVALSSWFREDTTDARLGIRTPADLASVWIDTLDEIEAAGLLDTIAWVDLCNEFPHSDWAPYFNDPDDSHRIRRRSPAARRWITESIETVRDAYPGHVYCFSETAGPGKSWGREPEPGMDLIDTHLWLMNTTDFFDWSHDIDSADHYEWLAADGQHRYRDDPNHWQSELEAEIDAAAEWSRNVGLPLATTESWAVIHYKDWPGLDWDWIKDLCAVGTRKAAETGRWAAISTSNFCGPQFRGMWNDVEWHREQTSLIKNSTIEV, encoded by the coding sequence ATGAATGTAACAGACCGAGACGTCCCCTACGCGATTGCCATGTGGGACTTTTCGTGGCTCGAACGTCGCTACGAAGGCGGCGGATACAGTGACTGGGACCGTGCCCTCGACGAACTCACTCGACGAGGCTACGACGCCGTTCGCATCGACGCGTATCCGCACCTCGTGTCGGCGAACGCGAACCGCGAGTGGACGCTTCCGCCGGCATTCGACGCGAGCGACTGGGGCGCGCCCGCGACCTGCCGCGTGGAGGTATTGCCAGCACTCACCGAGTTCATAGCGGAGTGTGCAGAGCGAGACGTCGCTGTCGCACTCTCGTCGTGGTTCCGGGAAGACACGACGGACGCACGACTGGGAATCCGGACCCCGGCCGACCTCGCGTCGGTCTGGATTGACACGCTGGACGAAATCGAAGCCGCTGGATTGCTCGACACTATCGCGTGGGTCGACCTCTGTAACGAGTTCCCCCATTCCGATTGGGCACCTTATTTCAACGATCCCGACGACAGCCACCGGATTCGACGTCGTTCTCCCGCAGCTCGCCGCTGGATAACCGAGTCAATCGAGACCGTCCGTGACGCCTATCCCGGACACGTGTACTGCTTCTCCGAGACTGCTGGCCCTGGGAAGTCATGGGGACGTGAGCCAGAACCGGGGATGGATCTCATAGATACCCATCTCTGGCTGATGAACACCACCGACTTCTTCGACTGGTCGCACGATATCGATTCCGCAGACCACTACGAGTGGCTCGCCGCGGACGGGCAACACCGATACCGGGATGACCCGAACCACTGGCAGTCAGAACTCGAAGCCGAAATAGACGCGGCCGCTGAGTGGTCTCGAAACGTCGGGCTCCCGCTGGCGACCACCGAATCGTGGGCGGTCATCCACTACAAGGACTGGCCCGGACTGGATTGGGACTGGATAAAAGACCTTTGCGCTGTCGGCACCCGAAAGGCGGCTGAAACCGGGCGCTGGGCAGCCATCTCGACGAGCAACTTCTGTGGACCGCAGTTCCGGGGGATGTGGAACGACGTGGAATGGCACCGAGAACAGACGTCCCTCATCAAGAACTCGACTATCGAGGTCTGA
- a CDS encoding dihydroneopterin aldolase family protein, with protein sequence MDDRDTDAGDSVDAEHTDRGGSPTDGEAACFEAGVKFGALYHQFAGTPVSPASAPSLETAIEDSIENQPFCEAVTVDILTEKLEAEIDRVPASDSEGELEGGGLVDGEAASSGGYTELTGRFMEVEIVVDRAGVEVVTRMEMEDGYPLMRVESVTER encoded by the coding sequence ATGGACGACCGCGACACCGACGCCGGCGATTCAGTCGATGCCGAGCACACCGACCGCGGGGGGTCCCCGACCGACGGCGAGGCGGCCTGCTTCGAGGCGGGCGTCAAGTTCGGCGCGCTCTACCACCAGTTCGCCGGCACGCCGGTCAGCCCCGCGAGCGCGCCCAGCCTCGAGACCGCCATCGAGGACTCCATCGAGAACCAGCCGTTCTGCGAAGCTGTGACGGTGGACATCCTGACCGAGAAACTCGAGGCTGAAATCGACCGCGTTCCCGCGAGCGACAGCGAGGGGGAACTCGAGGGAGGCGGTCTCGTCGACGGCGAGGCAGCGTCCTCCGGTGGCTATACGGAACTCACCGGCCGGTTCATGGAAGTCGAGATCGTCGTCGACCGCGCGGGCGTCGAGGTCGTCACCCGGATGGAGATGGAGGACGGCTACCCGCTGATGAGAGTCGAGTCCGTGACCGAGCGGTAG
- a CDS encoding cytochrome P450 translates to MSTGTSYPPGPNGLPVVGNTVDLSRDIFEFYEQLRDEYGQIASYQVFGMDACMVAHPDAIQKILLDDHDKFEKGEVVTRNLNDAMGEGLFLTEGDQWQEQRTNVQPAFYRQRLNTYVPEMRATAAEMVEQWRDGSVVEANEAMTETTMDVLGRTLFGVDVTDEPVVAEASDAILARFDTSRFWSFLPDSIPTPTNRRYRRELERLRTFIDDLATERRDQSPENRGDDLLSILVEFVEASDMTQEEFRDNMVTFLFAGHETTALGLTYTLLCLAQNPEEQERLCAEIDAVCGGHVTADDLPELEHTERVIDEALRLYPPVYMFFREATQDVELAGYDVPEGTTLVLPQWVVHRDPAWWDDPETFRPGRFAGESDRPEYAYFPFGGGPRHCIGMRFARMEMKTVLATIFNNYTFDLVSSSRPDLIASSNLKPGEPVKIRLDERGSSNGVSHN, encoded by the coding sequence ATGAGCACTGGAACGAGCTACCCGCCCGGACCGAACGGGCTACCCGTCGTCGGTAACACGGTCGATCTGAGCCGCGATATCTTCGAGTTCTACGAGCAGTTACGCGACGAGTACGGCCAGATAGCAAGCTACCAGGTGTTCGGGATGGACGCCTGCATGGTCGCCCATCCCGACGCAATCCAGAAGATCCTCCTCGACGACCACGATAAGTTCGAGAAAGGTGAGGTCGTCACCCGAAATCTGAACGACGCCATGGGGGAGGGATTGTTCCTGACTGAAGGCGACCAGTGGCAGGAGCAACGGACGAACGTCCAGCCGGCGTTCTATCGGCAACGGCTCAACACGTACGTCCCGGAGATGCGTGCTACGGCAGCTGAAATGGTCGAGCAGTGGCGCGACGGATCAGTCGTCGAAGCGAACGAGGCGATGACGGAGACGACGATGGACGTCCTCGGACGGACGCTGTTCGGTGTGGACGTTACGGACGAACCCGTCGTGGCTGAGGCGTCGGACGCCATTCTCGCGCGCTTCGACACCAGCCGGTTCTGGTCGTTCCTCCCTGATTCAATTCCGACGCCGACCAATCGGCGATACAGACGGGAACTCGAACGCCTTCGGACCTTCATCGATGACTTGGCAACTGAGCGCCGGGACCAATCGCCGGAGAACCGGGGCGACGACCTGCTGTCGATACTCGTCGAGTTCGTCGAAGCGAGCGACATGACGCAGGAGGAGTTCCGAGACAACATGGTCACGTTCCTCTTCGCCGGTCACGAGACTACGGCGCTCGGTCTCACATACACGCTCCTCTGTCTCGCTCAAAACCCGGAGGAACAGGAGCGGCTCTGTGCGGAAATCGACGCCGTCTGTGGCGGACACGTGACCGCTGACGACCTCCCCGAACTCGAACACACGGAACGGGTAATCGACGAGGCACTGCGCCTCTACCCGCCCGTCTACATGTTCTTCCGCGAAGCAACGCAGGATGTCGAGCTGGCAGGGTACGACGTCCCCGAAGGAACGACGCTAGTACTGCCCCAGTGGGTCGTCCACCGCGACCCGGCGTGGTGGGATGACCCCGAGACGTTTCGCCCGGGCCGATTCGCTGGGGAATCGGACCGCCCCGAGTACGCGTACTTCCCCTTCGGTGGCGGGCCCCGTCACTGCATCGGCATGCGATTTGCGCGCATGGAGATGAAGACCGTGCTCGCCACGATATTCAATAACTACACGTTCGACCTCGTTTCGAGTTCACGTCCGGATCTAATCGCCAGTTCGAACCTCAAGCCCGGGGAACCAGTCAAGATTCGGCTGGATGAACGCGGATCATCCAACGGCGTGAGTCATAATTGA
- a CDS encoding DUF5789 family protein, translating to MSESGDDDRTLGLDFSNIEDDLENEDYPVSAEELLEKYGDREIGMSDGSESFEEVLVTGGDEEFESADEVRQTVLNRVGGEAVGRKGYSDRGTGNEGENTDESF from the coding sequence ATGAGCGAATCCGGCGACGACGACCGAACGCTCGGGCTCGACTTCAGTAACATCGAGGACGACCTCGAGAACGAGGACTACCCCGTCTCGGCGGAGGAACTGCTCGAGAAGTACGGCGACCGGGAGATCGGCATGTCAGACGGCTCGGAGTCGTTCGAGGAGGTGCTGGTGACCGGCGGCGACGAGGAGTTCGAGTCGGCCGACGAGGTCAGACAGACGGTGCTGAACCGGGTCGGCGGCGAGGCCGTGGGGCGGAAGGGCTACTCCGACCGCGGCACCGGCAACGAGGGCGAGAACACCGACGAGTCGTTCTGA
- a CDS encoding helix-turn-helix domain-containing protein, translated as MRYLQLEIRFPAGTRHPMHQFLVEQEPIRRAYLRHWNFSNPEHVTSLFHIVGDIEEGREEYLAALESVSTIEEYDTTPVDDRSFYVYVREAADEHARRFRELLEDTDLLVVPPIEYGTDGEMVLEVAGESEELQSIVAGLPDYLSISVNRLGDYDANRETQVSTLTGRQKEVLEVARECGYYEVPRQTSVREVADRLDCSKSTVANHLRKAEARLVALYGDRSTADESESA; from the coding sequence ATGCGGTACCTCCAGCTGGAGATTCGATTTCCCGCCGGAACGCGCCACCCGATGCATCAGTTCCTCGTCGAACAGGAACCGATTCGGCGGGCGTATCTTCGACACTGGAACTTCTCGAACCCCGAGCACGTCACCTCCCTGTTCCATATCGTCGGTGACATCGAGGAAGGGCGCGAGGAGTACCTTGCCGCACTTGAGTCCGTCAGTACAATCGAGGAATACGATACGACGCCGGTTGACGACCGCAGCTTCTACGTCTACGTCCGGGAGGCCGCTGACGAACACGCGCGACGCTTCCGCGAACTCTTGGAGGATACGGACCTGCTCGTCGTGCCACCAATCGAGTACGGGACCGACGGTGAGATGGTCCTCGAAGTCGCCGGCGAATCGGAGGAACTGCAATCGATAGTCGCCGGTCTCCCTGATTACCTTTCTATCTCGGTGAATCGACTCGGTGACTACGACGCAAATCGAGAGACGCAAGTAAGCACGCTGACCGGCAGACAGAAGGAGGTACTCGAAGTGGCCCGGGAGTGCGGGTACTACGAAGTCCCTCGACAGACAAGCGTCCGTGAGGTAGCAGACCGGCTGGACTGTTCGAAGAGCACTGTTGCGAACCATCTCCGAAAGGCGGAGGCCCGGTTAGTGGCGCTCTATGGGGACCGTTCCACGGCCGACGAGTCGGAATCTGCTTAG
- a CDS encoding ornithine cyclodeaminase family protein, with protein MVRVLSDAEIADCLDLGDLLEVVREAFVKQGRGEVERPDRPHFPVGAGLDCGDSDHPADPTDADDSADLDDPCGTGLVMPAYVHGAQHYATKLVGVHEGNAERGLPTVNAQIALTEAATGLPTAYLAGTRITNARTGCIGGLAAAELGVPSSTPDGESGLVLALVGAGTQARWQARAIAAATDLASVRVYSPSDSRDACAADLRGELDLPSDAIRAADSPEEAVSGADVVVTATTATDPVFPGGALDPGALVVAVGAYTAGMRELDAETFERASRVFADVPEEVAEIGDTLEADVAETDLIPFSAVLEGRAGRGTDDEILIVESVGTAVLDAAAAGHVFDRADERGVGEEISL; from the coding sequence ATGGTCCGCGTCCTCTCCGACGCCGAGATCGCCGACTGCCTCGACCTCGGCGACCTCCTGGAGGTCGTCCGCGAGGCGTTCGTCAAGCAGGGCCGCGGCGAGGTCGAGCGCCCGGACCGCCCGCACTTCCCGGTCGGCGCGGGACTCGACTGCGGCGATTCCGACCACCCAGCCGACCCTACCGACGCCGACGACTCCGCCGACCTTGATGACCCCTGCGGCACCGGCCTCGTGATGCCGGCGTACGTCCACGGCGCCCAGCACTACGCGACGAAACTGGTCGGGGTCCACGAGGGCAACGCCGAACGCGGCCTGCCCACGGTCAACGCCCAGATTGCGCTCACCGAGGCCGCCACCGGGCTACCGACCGCCTACCTCGCCGGTACCAGAATCACCAACGCCCGGACGGGGTGCATCGGCGGGTTGGCGGCGGCCGAACTCGGCGTCCCGAGTTCGACTCCGGACGGCGAATCCGGTCTGGTCCTCGCGCTCGTCGGCGCGGGCACGCAGGCGCGCTGGCAGGCCCGCGCCATCGCCGCCGCAACCGACCTCGCGTCGGTGCGGGTCTACTCGCCCAGCGACTCCAGGGACGCGTGCGCCGCCGACCTCCGGGGGGAACTCGACCTCCCGAGCGATGCGATCCGGGCCGCCGACTCCCCCGAGGAAGCCGTCTCGGGCGCCGACGTGGTCGTCACGGCCACCACGGCGACCGACCCCGTGTTCCCCGGCGGGGCGCTCGACCCCGGCGCCCTGGTCGTCGCGGTCGGCGCCTACACAGCCGGGATGCGCGAACTCGACGCCGAGACGTTCGAGCGCGCGAGCCGTGTCTTCGCCGACGTACCCGAGGAGGTCGCCGAGATCGGGGACACGCTGGAGGCCGACGTCGCCGAGACCGACCTGATTCCCTTCTCGGCGGTGCTGGAGGGCCGCGCGGGTCGCGGGACCGACGACGAGATCCTAATCGTCGAGAGCGTCGGGACCGCGGTGCTCGACGCCGCAGCGGCCGGGCACGTCTTCGACCGCGCCGACGAACGCGGGGTCGGCGAGGAGATCTCGCTGTAG
- a CDS encoding DUF5790 family protein, with translation MSQSTLDEDELFGEAASEVREDVEASLNEATAALPDADDIWTVEADNTLGALNALNSALDTGDAEDALRDAKKWYTMGERADAFDDADDLEAEIERVGDAIEDIEDAREQVGDLTSTIPGLKNALEELGADAEDGAAEDADETDAEEGEEADPEDAAGAEEAEAAE, from the coding sequence ATGAGCCAATCGACACTCGACGAGGACGAGCTGTTCGGCGAGGCGGCCAGCGAGGTCCGCGAGGACGTGGAGGCCAGCCTCAACGAGGCCACCGCGGCGCTCCCCGACGCCGACGACATCTGGACGGTCGAGGCCGACAACACCCTCGGCGCGCTCAACGCGCTCAACTCGGCGCTCGACACCGGCGACGCCGAGGACGCCCTCCGCGACGCCAAGAAGTGGTACACGATGGGCGAGCGCGCCGACGCCTTCGACGACGCCGACGACCTCGAGGCCGAGATCGAACGCGTCGGCGACGCCATCGAGGACATCGAGGACGCCCGCGAGCAGGTCGGCGACCTCACCAGCACGATCCCGGGGCTCAAGAACGCCCTGGAGGAACTCGGCGCCGACGCTGAGGACGGGGCAGCCGAGGACGCAGACGAAACCGACGCCGAAGAGGGCGAGGAGGCCGACCCGGAGGACGCGGCCGGCGCCGAGGAAGCCGAAGCCGCGGAGTGA
- a CDS encoding DUF7860 family protein: MGRYGDINYQRVTKLGFLASIAVFAIGAGGELSAAAMHLSLPAWEDALFTDLEILGTLGALLVPLFFGVVLPLTE; encoded by the coding sequence ATGGGCCGATACGGTGACATCAACTATCAACGGGTGACGAAACTCGGCTTCCTCGCGAGCATCGCCGTCTTCGCTATCGGCGCGGGCGGCGAACTCTCCGCCGCGGCCATGCACCTCTCGCTTCCGGCGTGGGAGGACGCGCTGTTCACCGATCTGGAGATTCTCGGCACGCTCGGCGCGCTGCTCGTGCCTCTGTTCTTCGGCGTCGTCCTCCCGCTGACCGAGTAG
- a CDS encoding CBS domain-containing protein yields MEDIFVGRLMSSPVETVAPDTAAHVAAETMIDEGIGSVVVTDEDGQLLGILTATDFVQIAAEQRWATDATVETYMSTDVTTTTANAEVRDVADLMIEEGFHHVPVVDEEEGVVGMLTTTDITAYMSTVQTPSPA; encoded by the coding sequence ATGGAAGACATCTTCGTCGGACGGCTCATGTCCTCGCCCGTCGAGACGGTCGCACCGGATACGGCGGCCCACGTCGCCGCCGAGACGATGATCGACGAGGGTATCGGGTCGGTCGTCGTCACGGACGAGGACGGGCAACTGCTGGGCATCCTGACCGCCACGGACTTCGTCCAGATCGCGGCCGAGCAGCGGTGGGCGACCGACGCCACCGTCGAGACCTACATGTCGACCGACGTGACGACGACCACCGCCAACGCGGAGGTACGCGACGTCGCCGACCTGATGATCGAGGAGGGGTTCCACCACGTCCCGGTCGTCGACGAGGAGGAGGGCGTCGTCGGCATGCTCACGACGACCGACATCACGGCCTACATGTCTACGGTCCAGACGCCGAGCCCGGCGTAA
- a CDS encoding translation initiation factor IF-2 subunit beta yields MDYASNLDRAMDATPDFEGQDERFSYPNADAQKDGAFTRFTNLSDIADALGRDPEHIHSALQRELGTNGKLEDGRARYNGTFSGSDFDAALESYVQEFVLCSECGLPDTRLVRENRNLMLRCDACGAFRPVTKRSTQSQNQNREAVEEGATYEVKITGTGRKGDGVAEKGKYTIFVPGAQEGDVVQIYIKNISGNLAFARLA; encoded by the coding sequence ATGGACTACGCATCGAATCTCGACAGAGCGATGGACGCGACCCCCGACTTCGAGGGTCAGGACGAACGGTTCAGCTACCCGAACGCCGACGCGCAGAAGGACGGGGCGTTCACGCGGTTCACGAACCTGAGCGACATCGCCGACGCGCTCGGGCGCGACCCCGAGCACATCCACAGCGCGCTCCAGCGCGAGCTCGGCACCAACGGGAAGCTCGAGGACGGCCGGGCGCGCTACAACGGCACCTTCTCCGGGTCTGACTTCGACGCCGCCCTGGAGAGCTACGTCCAGGAGTTCGTGCTCTGCTCGGAGTGCGGCCTGCCGGACACCCGGCTGGTCCGCGAGAACCGCAACCTGATGCTGCGGTGCGACGCCTGCGGGGCGTTCCGACCGGTCACCAAGCGCTCGACGCAGAGCCAGAACCAGAACCGCGAGGCGGTCGAGGAGGGCGCCACCTACGAGGTCAAGATCACCGGCACCGGCCGGAAGGGCGACGGCGTCGCCGAGAAGGGCAAGTACACCATCTTCGTCCCCGGCGCCCAGGAGGGCGACGTGGTGCAGATCTACATCAAGAACATCAGCGGCAACCTGGCGTTCGCGCGACTCGCCTGA
- a CDS encoding creatininase family protein, with product MNLFDSTWTDADAVDTDLALLPVGSTEQHGPHAPLGTDVLTAEAVAEAGADAYDGEVVVAPAIPVGVAAEHRQFTGTLWVAEDTFRDYVRETVASLAHHGWDRVVLVNGHGGNVGALREVASTIVREDDTYAVPFTWFEAVGDHATDMGHGGPLETAMLRHVDPDLVAEDRIEEAREGASDGWGEWVSYANLAVDSAEFTENGVVGDPADGPAERGAELLDLAAEALAQLLEAVESRDVELPPHK from the coding sequence ATGAACCTCTTCGACTCGACGTGGACCGACGCCGACGCGGTCGACACCGACCTCGCGCTCCTGCCGGTCGGCAGCACCGAGCAGCACGGCCCCCACGCGCCGCTGGGCACCGATGTTCTCACCGCCGAGGCGGTCGCCGAGGCCGGCGCCGACGCCTACGACGGCGAGGTCGTGGTCGCGCCCGCGATCCCGGTGGGCGTGGCCGCCGAGCACCGCCAGTTCACCGGGACGCTGTGGGTCGCCGAGGACACCTTCCGGGACTACGTCCGGGAGACGGTCGCCAGCCTCGCCCACCACGGCTGGGACCGGGTCGTCCTCGTCAACGGCCACGGCGGCAACGTCGGCGCACTCCGGGAGGTCGCCTCGACCATCGTCCGCGAGGACGACACCTACGCGGTCCCGTTCACGTGGTTCGAGGCGGTCGGCGACCACGCCACCGACATGGGTCACGGCGGCCCCCTCGAAACCGCGATGCTCCGCCACGTCGACCCGGACCTGGTGGCGGAGGATCGTATCGAGGAAGCGCGCGAGGGCGCCAGCGACGGCTGGGGCGAGTGGGTCAGCTACGCCAACCTCGCAGTCGACTCCGCGGAGTTCACCGAGAACGGCGTGGTCGGCGACCCCGCGGACGGCCCTGCCGAGCGCGGCGCGGAACTGCTGGACCTGGCCGCCGAGGCGCTCGCACAACTGCTGGAGGCCGTCGAGTCTCGGGACGTGGAACTGCCGCCGCACAAGTGA
- a CDS encoding MATE family efflux transporter, with protein MNHADDTITEGGLLGPMFKLAWPIVVIQLLQVTYNIADTFWLGRLSADAVGAMSLAFPLIFLLISIAGGFTTAGSILVAQYTGAASEGSAGKVAGQILTFVTALALVLSLVGFLSTDAMLGALPSQGATTEQVVPLAAEYMKVFFLGLPFLFGFFVFTSLMRGYGDTRTPMRVMIVSVALNVVLDPLLIFGVGPVPALGIESAVIPAMEIEGAALATIISRGVASALGFYVLFVARAGPDVQTAYLVPDASYIWDIVRIGVPSTLEQSMSALAMITLTAMVVQFAPPVVSAYGLGNRLASLVFLPAMGLGRATNTMVGQNLGAGKADRAERAVWIAAKVGAAVMFAVAIVAALVPEPIVAVFMATGTEAARETVRHGATYLRIRSVEFTFMAVLQVMLGAYRGAGNTKTAMAFSAVALWIGRVPTVYYLSFVAGMGATGIWVGMAMGNVLGAIAAALWFTRGTWKATVIDEGEGTERGGAATDAEPGVPED; from the coding sequence ATGAATCACGCGGACGACACGATCACCGAGGGCGGACTCCTCGGCCCGATGTTCAAGCTGGCGTGGCCCATCGTGGTCATCCAGCTGCTGCAGGTCACCTACAACATCGCCGACACGTTCTGGCTCGGGCGGCTGTCGGCCGACGCCGTGGGCGCGATGAGCCTCGCCTTTCCGCTCATCTTCCTGCTCATCTCCATCGCGGGCGGGTTCACCACCGCCGGCTCCATCCTGGTCGCCCAGTACACCGGCGCCGCCAGCGAGGGGTCGGCGGGGAAGGTCGCCGGCCAGATCCTGACGTTCGTCACCGCGCTGGCGCTCGTGTTGAGCCTGGTGGGCTTCCTCTCGACCGACGCGATGCTCGGGGCGCTCCCGAGTCAGGGCGCGACCACCGAGCAGGTCGTCCCGCTCGCGGCCGAGTACATGAAGGTGTTCTTCCTCGGCCTCCCGTTCCTGTTCGGCTTCTTCGTGTTCACGTCGCTGATGCGGGGGTACGGCGACACCCGGACGCCGATGCGGGTGATGATCGTCTCGGTCGCGCTCAACGTCGTGCTCGACCCGCTGCTCATCTTCGGCGTCGGCCCGGTTCCGGCACTGGGCATCGAGTCGGCGGTGATCCCGGCGATGGAGATCGAGGGCGCGGCGCTGGCGACCATCATCTCCCGGGGCGTCGCGAGCGCGCTGGGGTTCTACGTCCTGTTCGTCGCGCGGGCCGGCCCGGACGTCCAGACGGCGTACCTCGTCCCCGACGCGAGCTACATCTGGGACATCGTCCGCATCGGCGTCCCCTCGACGCTCGAGCAGTCGATGAGCGCGCTGGCGATGATCACCCTGACCGCGATGGTGGTTCAGTTCGCGCCGCCGGTGGTCTCGGCTTACGGCCTGGGCAACCGCCTCGCGTCGCTCGTGTTCCTCCCGGCGATGGGGCTGGGTCGGGCGACCAACACGATGGTGGGCCAGAACCTCGGAGCGGGCAAGGCCGACCGGGCCGAGCGCGCGGTCTGGATCGCCGCGAAGGTGGGCGCGGCGGTGATGTTCGCGGTCGCCATCGTCGCCGCGCTTGTTCCAGAGCCCATCGTCGCGGTGTTCATGGCGACCGGGACCGAGGCCGCCCGCGAGACGGTCCGGCACGGCGCGACCTACCTCCGGATTCGCTCGGTCGAGTTCACCTTCATGGCGGTGCTCCAGGTGATGCTCGGCGCGTACCGCGGCGCGGGCAACACCAAGACAGCGATGGCGTTCTCGGCGGTCGCTCTCTGGATCGGCCGGGTGCCCACGGTGTACTACCTCTCGTTCGTCGCGGGCATGGGCGCGACCGGCATCTGGGTCGGCATGGCGATGGGCAACGTCCTCGGGGCGATCGCCGCCGCGCTGTGGTTCACTCGCGGGACCTGGAAGGCGACCGTCATCGACGAGGGCGAGGGGACCGAGCGCGGCGGCGCGGCGACCGACGCCGAACCGGGCGTTCCCGAGGACTGA
- a CDS encoding ABC transporter substrate-binding protein, giving the protein MSEQSETDVSRRRLLTVGGSVAVTAGLAGCTGGTDGTDSTAATSGTETTPTETTRSTPTDDGSYSVTMEPMGEVAFESVPESWMAYFSTYGDMGVALGQLDGLQGLIFTDNWPLQFYDYLPGVEVSFDDVTQLFGEGSLDKEAFYAMDSDVHLMDPNFIQRLDDNWADEDFEEIATNVGPIIGNSIRRRGEEWHDYRYYSLYDAFEKIAQVFQERERYRALKRVHDSFIADVQSRLPAEADRPKVGLLSVNSDFEEGSFYAYPTVDGGNGKKQYQDLGIGDAFGEHIDGGYAKWDYEQLLEADPDALVFSYGFSHATAEQFESRMQAMREDPVGRQLSAVQNDRLYRGGTSYQGPIVNLFQTEIAAKQFYPEVFGAWNGLDTLADESQRLFDHQQVADVITGDF; this is encoded by the coding sequence ATGTCGGAGCAATCCGAGACCGATGTGTCCCGGCGACGGCTGCTGACTGTCGGCGGAAGCGTGGCGGTCACGGCGGGGCTGGCCGGCTGTACCGGCGGTACCGACGGGACCGATTCGACCGCGGCCACGTCCGGTACTGAGACCACACCGACCGAGACGACGCGGTCGACTCCCACCGATGACGGATCGTACTCCGTGACGATGGAACCGATGGGCGAGGTCGCCTTCGAGTCGGTGCCCGAGTCGTGGATGGCCTACTTCAGCACCTACGGCGACATGGGCGTCGCGCTCGGCCAACTCGACGGGCTTCAGGGCCTCATTTTCACAGACAACTGGCCGCTGCAGTTCTACGACTACCTCCCCGGCGTGGAGGTCTCGTTCGACGACGTCACCCAGCTGTTCGGCGAGGGCAGTCTCGACAAGGAGGCCTTCTACGCGATGGATTCGGACGTCCACCTGATGGACCCGAACTTCATCCAGCGCCTCGACGACAACTGGGCGGACGAGGACTTCGAGGAGATCGCCACCAACGTCGGGCCCATCATCGGCAACTCGATTCGTCGCCGGGGCGAGGAGTGGCACGACTACAGGTACTACTCGCTGTACGACGCCTTCGAGAAGATCGCGCAGGTCTTCCAGGAGCGGGAGCGCTACCGAGCGCTCAAGCGGGTCCACGACTCGTTCATCGCGGACGTGCAGTCCCGGCTCCCCGCCGAGGCGGACCGCCCGAAAGTCGGTCTGCTGTCGGTCAACTCCGACTTCGAGGAGGGGTCGTTCTACGCCTACCCCACCGTCGACGGCGGCAACGGGAAGAAGCAGTACCAGGACCTCGGCATCGGGGACGCCTTCGGCGAGCACATCGACGGCGGCTACGCCAAGTGGGACTACGAGCAACTGCTCGAAGCGGACCCCGACGCGCTGGTGTTCTCCTACGGCTTCTCGCACGCCACGGCCGAGCAGTTCGAGAGTCGGATGCAGGCCATGCGCGAGGACCCGGTCGGCCGACAGCTCTCGGCGGTACAGAACGACAGGCTCTACCGCGGCGGCACCTCCTACCAGGGCCCCATCGTCAACCTGTTCCAGACCGAGATCGCGGCCAAGCAGTTCTACCCCGAGGTCTTCGGCGCGTGGAACGGGCTCGACACCCTCGCGGACGAGAGCCAACGCCTGTTCGACCACCAGCAAGTGGCCGACGTGATCACCGGCGACTTCTGA